Proteins from one Candidatus Krumholzibacteriia bacterium genomic window:
- a CDS encoding zinc-binding dehydrogenase has protein sequence MKAIYYERHGGPDVLQYGEQPAPAIGPGRVRIDIHASSLNHIDIFLRRGMPGIKIPFPHIPGCDAAGVVSETGAGVGNVKVGDRVLMDPSICCGQCEFCVRGDASLCVKYILIGEHASGTTCEQIVVPAPNAISIPDSMSFEEAASIPLVFVTAWRMLITRGRLRAGEDVLVLGASAGVGIACIQIARVAGARVFAAASSPEKLELCRELGADVLIDTSREDFARRVREVTAKRGVDVVVDYVGRDTWLGSLKSLARGGRLVTCGATTGYNPEEDLRHIFYRQLEIIGSTTGSRGELMAALKLIFQGRMRPVVGAVYDMKDIAAAHAAMEERRAIGKIAIRIKE, from the coding sequence TTGAAAGCGATCTACTACGAGCGGCACGGCGGACCCGACGTGCTCCAGTACGGTGAGCAGCCGGCCCCGGCCATCGGGCCTGGCCGGGTCCGTATCGACATTCACGCCAGCTCCCTCAATCACATCGACATATTTCTGCGGCGCGGCATGCCCGGCATCAAGATTCCGTTTCCGCACATTCCCGGCTGTGACGCGGCCGGCGTGGTCAGCGAGACCGGCGCCGGGGTCGGTAACGTCAAGGTGGGCGACCGCGTGCTCATGGACCCGTCGATTTGTTGCGGTCAGTGCGAGTTCTGCGTGCGCGGCGATGCCAGTCTGTGCGTGAAGTACATCCTCATTGGAGAGCACGCCAGCGGCACCACCTGCGAGCAGATCGTGGTGCCCGCGCCCAACGCTATCTCCATTCCGGACTCGATGTCGTTCGAGGAGGCGGCGTCGATCCCGCTGGTCTTCGTGACCGCCTGGCGCATGCTCATCACGCGGGGCCGGCTGCGCGCCGGCGAGGACGTGCTGGTGCTGGGGGCGTCGGCCGGGGTGGGTATTGCCTGCATCCAGATTGCAAGAGTGGCCGGTGCGCGCGTGTTCGCGGCCGCCAGCAGCCCCGAGAAGCTGGAGCTGTGCCGCGAGCTCGGCGCCGACGTGCTCATCGACACCTCGCGCGAAGACTTTGCGCGCCGGGTGCGCGAGGTGACGGCCAAGCGGGGGGTGGACGTGGTGGTGGACTACGTGGGGCGGGACACCTGGCTGGGCAGCCTCAAGAGCCTGGCCCGGGGCGGGCGGCTGGTGACGTGCGGCGCAACCACGGGCTATAATCCCGAGGAAGACCTGCGCCACATCTTCTATCGGCAGCTGGAGATCATCGGGTCGACGACGGGATCGCGGGGAGAGCTCATGGCCGCGCTGAAGCTCATCTTCCAGGGCCGGATGCGGCCGGTGGTGGGTGCGGTGTATGACATGAAGGATATTGCCGCGGCGCATGCCGCAATGGAAGAACGGCGCGCGATCGGGAAGATCGCCATTCGCATCAAGGAATAG
- a CDS encoding acyl-CoA thioesterase: MTFSAEFDVRFGEIDQAGVVYYPRFFHYFHQAFEEWFGRALGVPYPDLVLKERVGYPSVRVETEFLKPLRYGDRIRVDLELLDVGRTSITVGYTIVRLADGEVSARATIKNVAIDDTFKPVPISDAWRARFERFRKS; this comes from the coding sequence ATGACCTTCAGCGCGGAGTTCGATGTCCGCTTCGGTGAGATCGACCAGGCCGGCGTGGTCTACTACCCGCGCTTCTTCCACTACTTCCATCAGGCGTTCGAGGAGTGGTTCGGGCGCGCGCTGGGCGTGCCGTATCCGGACCTCGTCCTCAAGGAGCGGGTGGGATATCCGAGCGTGCGGGTGGAGACGGAATTTCTGAAGCCGCTCCGCTACGGCGACCGCATTCGCGTGGATCTGGAACTGCTGGACGTGGGGCGGACGTCGATCACGGTGGGGTATACCATCGTGCGCCTGGCCGACGGCGAGGTGAGCGCGCGTGCAACCATCAAGAACGTTGCTATCGACGACACCTTCAAGCCGGTTCCCATCTCGGACGCGTGGCGTGCGCGGTTCGAGCGGTTTCGCAAGTCATGA
- a CDS encoding 4a-hydroxytetrahydrobiopterin dehydratase, with translation MGELSSKHCVPCRGGVPPIKGDLLRVLAQKLGGGWQVVDEHHLEKAYTFDDFKQALDFTNRVGEIAEREGHHPDIHLAWGRVGLTIWTHKIDGLTESDFILAAKADDAYGA, from the coding sequence ATGGGTGAACTGTCCTCGAAGCACTGCGTGCCGTGCCGTGGCGGCGTGCCCCCCATCAAGGGGGATCTGCTGCGCGTGCTTGCGCAGAAGCTCGGTGGCGGCTGGCAGGTGGTGGACGAACATCACCTCGAGAAGGCATACACCTTCGACGATTTCAAGCAGGCCCTCGACTTCACCAACCGCGTCGGTGAGATCGCCGAGCGGGAGGGCCACCACCCGGACATCCACCTGGCGTGGGGCCGCGTGGGGCTGACCATCTGGACGCACAAGATCGACGGCCTCACCGAGAGCGATTTCATTCTCGCGGCCAAGGCGGACGACGCCTACGGCGCATGA
- a CDS encoding superoxide dismutase gives MPFTLPDLPYPKNSLEPHIDARTMEIHHGKHHQAYINNANAALEKHPELGSKSAEELLGNLNAVPEDIRGAIRNNAGGHANHSLFWTVMKPNGGGAPSGELAAAMEKAFKSFDAFKQEFETAAKTRFGSGWAWLSVKKDGTLAVSSTPNQDSPLSEGMTPILGLDVWEHAYYLNYQNRRPDYVTAFWNVVNWDEVGKRFKAAR, from the coding sequence ATGCCATTTACGCTTCCCGATCTCCCATATCCCAAGAACTCCCTGGAGCCGCACATCGACGCGCGCACCATGGAGATTCATCACGGCAAGCACCACCAGGCCTACATCAACAACGCCAACGCCGCCCTCGAAAAGCACCCCGAACTGGGGTCGAAGTCGGCCGAGGAACTGCTCGGCAATCTCAACGCGGTTCCCGAGGACATCCGCGGCGCCATCCGCAACAACGCCGGTGGTCACGCCAACCATTCGCTGTTCTGGACCGTCATGAAGCCCAATGGTGGCGGCGCGCCGTCCGGTGAGCTCGCCGCGGCGATGGAGAAGGCGTTCAAGAGCTTCGACGCGTTCAAGCAGGAGTTCGAGACCGCGGCCAAGACGCGTTTCGGCAGTGGCTGGGCGTGGCTCTCGGTCAAGAAGGACGGCACCCTGGCCGTGTCCTCGACGCCCAACCAGGACTCGCCGCTCTCCGAGGGAATGACGCCCATCCTGGGCCTCGACGTGTGGGAGCACGCGTACTATCTCAACTACCAGAACCGGCGCCCGGATTACGTGACCGCATTCTGGAACGTGGTCAACTGGGACGAAGTCGGGAAGCGGTTCAAGGCGGCGCGCTAG
- a CDS encoding iron-sulfur cluster assembly accessory protein: MITVTENAVQAIRDCIVAEKKSPDTAFLRVAVKGGGCSGLMYNLSIDDSAADSDVVIASGDVRIVVDKKSKLFLHGLTLDYTTGLNGKGFVFSNPNAKATCGCGESFTV, encoded by the coding sequence ATGATTACCGTCACCGAAAACGCCGTACAGGCCATCCGCGACTGCATCGTCGCCGAGAAGAAGAGCCCGGATACCGCCTTCCTGCGGGTCGCGGTCAAGGGTGGCGGCTGTTCGGGGCTCATGTACAACCTGTCCATCGATGACAGCGCCGCGGACAGCGACGTCGTCATTGCCAGTGGCGACGTGCGCATCGTGGTCGACAAGAAGAGCAAACTCTTTCTGCACGGGCTCACGCTCGACTACACCACGGGCTTGAACGGTAAGGGCTTCGTCTTCTCGAACCCCAACGCGAAGGCCACGTGCGGTTGCGGCGAATCGTTCACGGTCTAG
- a CDS encoding YncE family protein, with translation MRLTRSIIAAVACSLLASAAAAAPRILVVCRGDATLKAFDATSYQPLFSVKLPGEPHEVAVSPDGRFAYTADYLGLDNTVSIIDLEKQQRVADVNVKPSYKPHGFGITRDGTRLYVTCEASRAVVELDPAARSVRRTFAMRDYGAHLLTLSPDEKWIYASSIIAGTVSFINLETGELDRTVMSGQGCEGIAAAPDGSEIWSVNRLSQTISVIKFNATRRDTTMSAVGNPIRIRFTHDGSTAIVTCALTNQLALFDREQRKETGRVVVGDFPLVVEISPDGKRWFVTNNHAGSVSVVDAATREQVSTFPAGESPEGIVYIR, from the coding sequence ATGAGACTCACCCGCTCCATCATCGCCGCCGTGGCCTGCAGCCTGCTCGCGTCCGCGGCGGCCGCGGCGCCGCGCATCCTGGTCGTCTGCCGGGGCGACGCCACCCTGAAGGCGTTCGACGCCACCAGCTACCAGCCCCTCTTCTCGGTCAAGCTGCCCGGCGAACCCCACGAAGTGGCGGTGTCTCCCGACGGGCGCTTTGCGTACACGGCGGACTATCTGGGGCTCGACAACACCGTGTCGATCATCGACCTCGAGAAGCAGCAGCGCGTGGCGGATGTGAACGTCAAGCCGAGCTACAAACCGCATGGATTCGGCATCACCCGGGACGGCACGCGCCTGTACGTGACCTGCGAGGCCTCACGCGCGGTGGTGGAACTGGACCCGGCCGCGCGCTCGGTGAGGCGCACGTTCGCGATGCGCGACTACGGCGCGCACTTGCTCACCCTGTCGCCGGACGAGAAGTGGATCTACGCGTCGAGCATCATCGCCGGCACGGTATCCTTCATCAACCTGGAAACCGGAGAACTCGACCGCACGGTGATGAGCGGACAGGGCTGCGAGGGAATCGCCGCCGCCCCGGATGGCAGCGAGATATGGTCGGTCAATCGCCTGTCGCAGACAATTTCGGTGATCAAGTTCAACGCAACCCGGCGGGATACGACCATGAGCGCGGTGGGCAATCCCATCCGCATACGATTCACCCACGACGGATCGACCGCCATCGTGACCTGCGCGCTGACCAACCAGCTCGCCCTGTTCGATCGCGAACAGCGCAAGGAAACCGGGCGCGTGGTGGTGGGCGACTTTCCGCTCGTGGTCGAGATATCACCCGACGGCAAGCGCTGGTTCGTGACCAACAACCACGCCGGCAGTGTCTCGGTGGTGGACGCCGCGACCCGCGAGCAGGTGTCGACCTTCCCCGCGGGCGAGAGCCCCGAGGGCATCGTGTACATCCGCTGA